DNA from Elaeis guineensis isolate ETL-2024a chromosome 2, EG11, whole genome shotgun sequence:
GCTTAAGGGTTTCCTGGTGCTTGGTCAGATGCTTGGACAGTGACCTGTTACTTAAACACATCTTCCAATTTGTGAAGGAATTCAGTGAATTCCAGTAAGAAAACGGCACTAACTGATTGATGTACATCTTCCCTGATTAATTGGAGATAATTGGCATTCAAGATAGTACCATGACAAACAAGTGATGATCTAGCAAAAGTTTGTAAGACATTTTAACAAGTTTCCCCTCAGTTCCAATACCGATGGAAGAATGTTTTAATTAAAAAGAATGATTTAGAACATGCACagatatcaagaaaaaaaaaacaaactacCTGTCGAACAACAACATAGTCACCCACTACTAAGCTTAGTTCCTTCTCAGAAGCAGCATTAAAGTTATACATTGCCTGCCAAAACAAGGGAAAACTTACACATTCATCCCTTAGACAGTGAGGAATCCTTATTATTCTTTTTGTAGTGTTCAACTTACCTCAGCAAGAAAGTATAAGGCTTTCTCAGAGCGTTTGTGAGACAGAGGAGGTGCAGATTCCTTCTGTTGTTTCTCCGAGACCATCTATATAAATTTCAAGGGGTCAAAGATGTTAAAATTTCCCATCATCTGgacattttaatttaataaatgcgCAAAGAAAGCTACCTCAGCTTCAGCATCATCAAGTACGGCAGCAACTCTTAAATGAAACGATTTTTCTGCCTCTACCTTCAATAAAAGGTATGATCAAACATAGAACAATGTCAGTGTTTTGATCCAACTAAGGAAAAGTGACTCAATTTAAGAGCTACATAAAATCGTACCATGGCAAGTAGGCGCTGAAAAGTCAACCTTTGCTGTAGTGATTCAACAGCAGCTAGTGCAGCTGCTGCTTCCTTTCCTAGCACAGCCATGTTTGCTTTAAGTTCATGCATTCTAGCTTCGGATGTTTGCAGCTTTGTAGTATTCTCCAAAATGGGTGCTTCTCTCACTCGAAATTGCCTTCTCGAAATTTCTGCTGCCTGTTTACTTTTTTGTGGTCAATTGAAAGTATGAAGTATGAGGCTGAAATTTGGATGAGATATCAAACAATAACGCCTTGAGCAATGAAAAAGAAACAATTTGCTCCCAGTCTACGGTTGACCCAATAAGTTCTTACCAGGCTCTCAGCATCATGTCTCATCCGACTATAACGTTGAGCAAGATTTCGAGCATCTTCCAAGGGAGCACCAATAGCCATTGCTCTTAATGGTTCCATAATCTAAAATAATCAAGATGATAAGTAAGATAAGTCAAAATTCAGAAGATAATTCCAAAATGGTTCACAAATATGAAAGAAAGCTTTATGAGACTAAATTTTGATGTGCAAACTTAAATGTCTATGGTATCATTAAGAGAAATAATATTCAAACATGATGTTAAGAATAAGGCATATGCTCATAGACTCCCCAACATGAGAATGTGCTTCAAAGAGTGCCATGATGAATCTTCTTGCCCCTGCCATACAAGGTCTAGGTTTACACAGCGTTGAGGATGGAAAGATAACCTATTGCAGAACACATCAAACTGCAAGCATTGCAGTCATAATTGACTACTATAGTTGTATGACTAGCAAGGAAGATGATGAATAGGTGGTGAAAAAAAAACCTTAGTTCACAAGCCACATAAGGCTATCTGCAGAATTCTAAATTCAGTCAGGTCATGCGTGCTGCATGCAACAGTCAGCTGATATAACTCTGCTACTCCAAAGACTAAGGTGAGTCTGATATAGAAGTTTCTATTCAGAAATGATGAAAAGGCTATCAGAAGTTGTCCGCCCCAGACCTTCTAACATTTGTATTGCTACTGTAAATGCTTATGTCTGTTCTTGATGCATTCAAATCCTGAATTCACATAGTGAACACATCCTCAACGTGCAAGCAAGAAAgtttaaaatacttattttattaataattaataaaacaaAATTAGTAGGTGCCATGCCAACCTGTGCCAGGTGCTGGCACTGGCTCAACATGGACCAAAACATGCCAGCACCCCAAGCCATGGCCATAGTTTACCAAGATACGGGCCTCCTGGGCTGATATCCCTGTGCAGTAACTAGTCTTGGCCTATtccattataaaataaaaagaagaagaaggaaaaatccACCATATTACTTTTGCTATGCAACAGATCATTTGCTTGCTTCATCATCTACCGCATGTCACTTACCAGAACATCTTGGATAGTAGGAGATGTTCCATGCTACCAACTCTCGCTTTCTCTCTACTCCAACTTCCTCAATGTTCACCATCTACAGTAGCTAAACCATTAAGCACCCGCAGGTATAACCCCATGATTGTTGACGCAAGTATCTTAGCTCTTTTCTCCACTATAGACTACGAACCACATTGAGATACCTACTGTTCATGATTCTTTCTAATCTGTTACACATCAGGGCAATACATGGTTTGATTTGTCTCTATTACTAAAAAAGGGCATTCCAAGCTTGCTTATGAACCCCTTCTTTGATACTCTAGCTTGCAGACCATCAACATATAATCTCATGTTATTGTTATTCTTGCTCAAAACAAGACCATCATACGAGAGTCTAAGTACAATAATCCATGAATGGGGAGACTTCTGCTACATGGATCACTAACACCCAATTGACCCAATATCCAAGGCAATTTTACTTCCTCTTCTTAATCTAGTTTCCCTTCCCCTTCTTCATCTAGTTTCCCTTTTAATTTATCGGAGTAGCTTAGGTCGACTGAATATTTTTCGAAATGTGTTGCAATTTTGACTCTAGGTATTTGTTCTCAACTTACCCAGTGAGAAGCTCTAATGATGCTAGCAACAGTCATATAAGCACCTTTAGATTAATTCCATTCAAATTTTTGGAATATTCTGAATAAAAGCAAATACAGATGTCATTATTTTTGCTAGTATTTCGGTCATTAGTTTTGGCTTTATCTTATAAGTCTCATGCACGCAAAATTTACAATTTTTGCTTTGTGCCAATGGCTTACTCAAACTCTAAGCTATTAtgtattttctaatttttattgtgGCAATAAATAATTGCTTTTTAATGTTCAAGGTTTCTTTTCCCCCTTTCCTCAAAATAATGTGCTACTCCTCTTGGACACCAGCGGATAGTGCATCAAATGCATGACTTTCTGATATTCTTGAGACTATCAGGTCTCTGCTTCAGGCAATACTTAATTTGGGTAGAAGCAATTCTGATTGTGATGTGCCTTATTCACAAACTATAAAAGGTTTCTCCAGGTATTTCTCCATGTGGTAGATTGTTTTCCTgtccttattttgaactccttttGTTTTGGCTGTACACATCTTGTACTTCTTCCTTCAATAGCATGGGCCAAGCTTGCACCTTGATCTATTATATGCTATATGTTGTACCTATATGGCATCAAACATAAAGCATAAAGATATTATAACTCGAGCATTAAAGATAACCGCAGATCACTATATCAGATATTGCTCTTTAGTAACATGAGTTTAACCTAAAACAAATAAAGGCATGCCTCCCTGGTCCCTATCCATCAACCAGCCTACCGGTTTTGTCTTAAGCCTCTCTATTGCCTAAGGTTGCCTCAGTCAGCAATTTCACAACAATTGTTCAAAGGGGGACTCCAAATTGATGGTTAGCTGTAAACATCTGCTCAACTTTTCTTCTCAAATTCATTATCTGAATCCATTTCGATGAAGAACTTAGATGGTGACTTCTGTAGCTTGTCAGACCAAAGGAGGTTAGATAGAGTCTGCTCCTAAATATACCATAGCCTATGGACCTTCCCAAGTTTTTTGTGAGTTAACAATGACAAAAATTGGGATTGTCATCGACACTAAATGATGAATGAATTCACCAATTAAAATAACACTCGACCATTTGAAGACTGTAAATTCTATAATCCAATCTAGGTACAGAaattttcattatcaacaagcGCTCATCTCACTATTAAGAGTGCCAATAAATCTATCAATGAAAAATGCAGGCTCTATTACATCAAATATAGTCCAGCACTCAAAACTTAAGCTGAACATGTATATACAAAGTAATCCAAATCTCCAAATCCCAAATATAAGAATGCAAAAAACTTAGTTTGATAAATGGGCAAAAGAAAAGGAATATATCATTTTATTATTAGGTGCCCTTATCATTTTGGGAAACTAAAATTCTAGGTAAACAACACGAACAAGATACATTAAAGAGACTGAAGCAGGCAAAAGGGTGGCAATCTACTAGCAGTTCAGAAAGTAGAAAGACAGCAAGCTGCGAGAACCCTATGCAATTTTGACCTTTTCATACATAAAACTGGAAGACCGTAACAGTAAAGCTGATTATGCTAAAATTAGGAAACTGTCCCCCCCTTGCAACCTTAGTTAACACTTCACCGTGAGGCATACTTCAACGAGATATCATTTCATTAACCCAAAGAAGGGAATATTTAGTGGTCAATTAAAGAATGAAACTGACAATGACATTaccatcatataatataatattatacatgAAGTAGTGAGCAATATGTACATGCACAGTTTGTTAGCGTTAATAATTCAGAACTGAATTATCATGGTATAAGTAGCATAAAAATTCCCAAAACCATGTAACCTATTAGATTATATAATTTCCACACctttatagaaaaatcaaactaTTTTTAAAATGGAACAAATATCTGAAGACGGTAACCTGTGAAGTCAAAAGCTTATTAAAATCTTCATGCTCTTTCTCGATATTTATAagtgcaccaccatacagagatGCTGATTTGGCTAGAATTTCATCACTAGCTTTGTTCTCACCCCCATATTTATAACAATCCTCTGACAACTTCGTCCcttttcagcaaaaaaaaaatatatataatcagattACCTTTTCAATACTTACGATGAAAACAAACAGTTATATTGATAAACTGCAAAACTAGCACAAAGAATAGTATGAGAAATAAAATTAGAAAACTTTTACCTATTTCAATGTGTTTATATCCAATAGCTGCAAAGCCTTCAGCTGCTCGGATAATGTCTTTTTGAAAATCCTGATGCCATTGGATGTAACCATAAGAAATGATGATAAAACATAGAAAGAGTCTTTATTGATCATGCTCACTATGCAAGAAATTTATTGGTGGAATTGGCTAAGTAAACTTTTCAAAGTTACCACACGGAATATGTTTAGGACCATAAATGATGTGATGAAAACAAAAGTAGAGGAAGGTAATTGGGACTTGAGGAGCTGCATGCAGACCTCATGCACTGTATGCAGAAATGCAGTCCACACGTTGAACTAATAAAACGAAAAGAATATAAACAAGTCAAGATAGAGTCTAGGTTGACACCAGCCAGCCTGCTAAGGCCCTTAAATGCAACCTGGTTTCACAATGAAAAGGACAGGAATCGAACATCAAAATCTAACACATTTGTAGGCATTCTCTCTTACCAACTCTCCAACTGTCTTTGCAGGTTTGTCCCCTATCTTCTAACTCTTTCCATATACTAGTATATGTGCATCTATATACATAATAGGTATgcgcatatacatgtatatacaggCATGTTCATGCATGACATTCATATAATGTATAACACAGAGGGATGCATGcacatataaatatatttctcGTGGGTCTAATGTATACATTGTATGGTATGAGGATGCCATGCCCCCGGACTAAATTTATTGGAGATTGTGGTATAAGATAATGTGACACCATGATAATGACATAAGTTGAATTGAGCAGAATTTCTTGAAAAGCTAACAATACGGCAGATATCATATTTTCAAGGGAGCAaaaaaacaataataataatattgaaGAAGCAACATTGCATAGTCTCATTCTTTCTTACCCTCCCAGCACGAGTAGACCTATATAACTTTTCTAGTTGTTGATGTCTCTGCAATTCAGCTTCATCTATAACCATTACATCTGAACTCTCATAACCAGTTCCACCGAACTGCTTTATCACTGCCTGAAATAAATTTAAAGAAACATCTCAGTTAAAGTCTGTGGATTTCTTTAGCAGATTATACAGCTAAATCAATAACAATCATGAAATCTGAAAAAACTTATGCTATCATAAATAGGTAATCTCAGGAAAATTTTGTTGAGATATAACTTCAAAACCCAGAAAGTATTACAGCTCAGCATTCATTTGTTGCATACTTGCCTAAGCTCGTGAGTGACAAAGTGATAGATATTGCAGGCCTATCATATCACGAGTTAAAGACTTGCTGAAGTCCATGCACCAATTTGGTGCTTATTATCCTAGAAATCTGTAACTCTGACATTGTTACACATCATCATCTCGTGGATATCAAACCCCAGCGACATTTACATAAGGAATGCAGTTCTCTCACTAAGTAAATTTGATAACTAATGATTTAAATCCATATAAAGCCCGAAAGTTGAAAACTTTACCCGAAAAGAAAGAAAGCATtataaaaaaggggaaaaaatgcTTCCTTGACAATACCAGCTCGAAACTCATATTTTAGGTTaaatcagaaaaagaaaaaagaaaaaagaaaaaaaataaaataaaaagagccCTAGCTTGAAACCATCTGCAATCACCAAAATCAAATAGCAAGAGATCCTTCCCCTTTCCAATTTAACTTACACGAACCCAGATCCCTTTCCCTCAttattaaaaagaataaaaagaaaaaagataactaaagatcgggaaaaaaaaaaaaagtagttcttttcctcctttctctctcataAATCATGACCATATTGGGTGCATCATCCCCCCAAAATCAATTGGATCCGTGAATCATTCGCAAAACGAACCAGGTAGGATCCGAGAAAAGAAAGATTAGGGTTCGATCTTACCTGCTGCTGCTTGGCGACTTGCTCTTTAAGCTTGCTCGCCTGTTTCCTCAGCGCCTCCATTTCCCAAATCCAAACCACAAAACAATCCCCTAACACTTTTACTTTTGATGCTGCGAGGTGTTAAATCCTCCTCTTCTCTATTTTTGACGCCTCCTCACCTCCGAAATCTGTAAATCTGGGCGAGAGACCGAAAACAAAGTTCCAGCTCAGGGCCCGCTCTGCTTCCCATACGTCACCTTCTTCGAAAGAGCGTGTTAGGAAGGTCCCACAGCGACGAGGACTCTACTAGGTGGTGAGAGCGAATTTGACAAATTACAATGGGTGCTTCTTCTTTTCAAGGGGAGAAATTATTGCGTGGACCAAGTGGACCAGAAGCCCATATGGCAGTATATGAATTACCCCTTCTAGTGCTGGGCCGGTACTCTGGTACACCGggtctaggatataatttcttcACAATTGGGCTCCCCGCGCGTTATTCCCACCCATTATAACTTGTCCGTTTCGCTCCCTGTAGGGGATGACGAACGGCGATACTGGGGAGGTCCAGGACGAGGAACTCGCTCCCAACTCTCCCGCCACATGCTCTCCGCCGCCTTCCCCGACCACCCCTCCACTGTCTTCGTCCGCTACCAAGCCTTTGCCGCCACTGGAATACGGTTGACACCCTCGAGAAGCCCTTCCTCGCCCTCCGGTCTGCCCATCTTCGCGGTGGGCCCCCTCTTCGCCGCTGCCCCCGAAGCCTCCTATGGGCCGCCACGTAAAGGACGGAGGCACCGTCGACACGATTGCCGGTTGCCGAGCGCAGCTGAACGGACACTTATTAGGGTCGGTGGTGTACATGTTCGAATCGTAGAACCGATTGACACCCAGGGAGATGCTGGAGGGGCAAGGGCAGTTGTTCCTCTCGGCGGCGCCGGCAGCCGACCAGGCACTAGAGGGGTCGTAGGAGAGGGAGTGGAACTAGCGGTCAGGGGTTGGCTTCCGAAAATCAAGATTCTAGAGCATGCGGCGATGGGGGTGTTCGTGAGCCATTGCGGGTGGAACTCGTCGTTGGGGTGAATGTGGCATGAGGTGCCGTTGATCTCGTGGCCACTAGGGAGCGAGCAATTCTACAACATGAAGCTCATGCCGGAGGAGCTTGGGGTGTGCATGGAGGTGGGGAACACGGTGGAGCCGGCGCGGCGGTGGCGAAGGTGATGaaggagagagggggagggagatACCAAGAAGGCAAGGGAGGTCGCGGCGGCGGTGAGTGTGCTGGACGAATTAACGGATGGTGTTTCCATGCTCCAATTGCGGGGGAAggagaagttttttttttctttttttttttttccttttggtaCGAGAAGGAGAAGTTATTGATCTGAACGGTTTTATCGTGTATCTTGTACCATTCAGtacattatttattattaaaattatatattagtatttagatttaattaaaatttataaataaaaaaattgtacTGCTAATTACGATGGATCAggtgataatttttattattttgaatgaaaaaaaattcactTCCTTGGGTGGTCATTGAATGGTACAAAATACATATAATAGAATCACTTTAACCaacaatttttttaatcaaaagatGCATCTGAAATGGTCAGAAATCCACGTCACGAGATGGACATACCACGTGTCATCTATTGGTTGGAATCTTGAATATGCCGACCctgtaggaaaaaaaaaaaggtttcacATAAATTCACTGTTCATCGTGCCTATTTCAAATTtctttttgattgaaaatttattatttcatcaaaaataaaatataattaatacaATATTATctcatatatttaaaataaaatataattaatatttattaaagatTTAAAATAAACTATTCCATAATCAGCTAAATCAAGATAGATAAAAATAAGATACAATTAATATAGGATTGATCAGAATTACTAAACCTACGGATGCTACCACCACTTTTTTTCTAGTAATTGTTTGATAGTCCTTTGGATATTTCTGgaatagaaatataaatttttttagaatagcTATTTCTTAAATTAATGTTTGGTTGAAAATTTGCAGGATCCATCAGAAATAAGACAGTATTATCCTCTAACGTAAAATAAGTtgtaattatttttcattaagaaTTTAGAATAAGCTATTCCATGGTCCAATATGGAATAGCTTATTTAAGGTAGATGGGAATAAGGTGCAATTAATACATAATTAATGTTTGTTGATCGAAATAACTAAATCTATGAGATCTATCGGAAATATATCTAGTGTTTGGAGAATAAATAGGAATAAACTATTATTCTACCGAAAATAAGGGCAACCAAACACTATCCTGGTGTTTGAGGGAATAAAGTGGAATAAACCAGTATTTCATCCAGAATAAGGATATCCAAATATTAGCTTTAAAGATTTATGCAAATTGATAAGCAAGGAGTTTAGAATGTTTTCATTCATGCCAAGTATGATCCGGCagttaacattaaaaaaaaatcattcatgCAAAAGATATAAGCCAaacatctaaaaaaaattattgtttaaAATTATTCTACCACGTGCGCATGCGcacgcatgcatatatatatatatatatataataaaaagttatcatatcaatcaaaaaaaaaaatgaaaatcagCCATGTGGTAgttaaagtaaattttttttttcatccaacGTTTTCTATCAAATTTgaattatagtaaattttttattaataataaatgatATGACAATGTTTAACTGGACTGCCCAAGTACATGGAAtaattctaatcaataatttttataaataataatatttttttataaaaatatttatttgttttttataaaataatatttgtgaGGGAGGCATAAATACTAATGGTGTGCAGTTTGAGCGACTCCGGTTGTAGAGTCACCATGGGGTCCATGTCTAATGACCATGCAAggattctgttgtggtgtagagagAGCTTCTTTAGTTCCACATCGGTTAGAGTCAATAGAGAGTATGGGGTttatattgattaaaattttctctctcacaTGAGGTGTCTTTAAAGCAAAATTATGGGGCTTTAAATGATCAAGATCCACTGAAGCCTAAGGTCCATTGAAGTCTAAAGATGATTATgagccaaagcggacaatacttcacgTATGTGGAGATTCAACCTCTTGACTGATAACCGTAATATTGGCGCCGTCTGTGGAAAGTCTTTTGTCCGTCCACACATACTTCTTCTTAACTCGGGGTTGTGTTAAGTTAAGTAACGTGACTTGAGTAGGATAGAGATCTATGATAAAAATGCCTAGATGATtatgaaagtttttttttaaaaacaaaaattataatattattcaaTTAGTCACAAAATATTGGCAGGCGGACAATTATTtacttttatgaattattttttgtaatagcgtgtattcttcttattttttattctttctttttcttatcttttttggaAACGGAGAATCTCATATCGCATTTTCATGCATGGTTTACTATTTCATAATTTAAGAATACTTATTCTTTTCACATGCCCGCTTAGGGCTATAAATAGATCGCACCAGAACAGGGATTGCTCCAATCCAATCTAATCAGCATTTAGAGATtgacttccttttttttttttttaataggatCAATCTATCCTAAAGTTTAAGAGGTTCTATATATGCTAGTATTTTGCTTAACAATTCTCAACTCAAGGCTGTCATGCCATGTTCGGCATCACCTAACCCGAATTTATTTAATTGCGGTGGTTCAAGTCTCCATTTGAAAACACCCCACCCAGAATCAGGTTaccgaaaagaagaaaagaaacacCCTAGCCGACAAGTATTGGGTTGGTGAGGTTTGTAGAGGACTGGGTACGAACCACGTCAATAGCATTCAAATCGAAATTAGATTGAGCTCTAGTTCGGGTTGGATTGGGGATGGAGTGGAATTGAGTTCAAGTCTCAAGCGAGACTACCATTTAGAAAACTCAATCCCCTTCATAACCTTcaattttttcattagtaacaTGAACTAGGACTGAAAAAATTTATAAGGAACATGAGGGGTATTAGTATACATTAGCATAAAATATACATTAAACATTTGTTAAATTGTCAGGTATGGATCAAGGCTAAGTttggacacacacacacacacacacacatatatatatatatatatatatatatatatatatatatatgtatatgattgAGTTTTGTTGggaaatacccaccgaccgaccgaccgactaaccgaccgaccgaccgactgccggtccgaccgaccgaccggcggcccgaccggctccgacggacgaccccgactggccgatagaccgagcgatcgtcggtcggggcgaccgaccgacggatgccatcagcggctaactaccggccattcaacggtccattgccgaccgggggtatgtcgggcgtatccatcccgactgactgaacccagaggtctaatggccgactcacatgaagctcgccgaccgacggaggaacccgacgccactctgatggccgccgaccaagggtcggccgactcctccgatcgccgtacagccgccagaccttgtcagctctgacacggacatgcggtgcAGTTACctagggacattgtcctgccGAGAGTGTGGTCAACCCTgatgattagacggccacacggcgacatgacgttttcacggcgattctgacagtctacagtgagttgacagttcctcacttgtccgcgccattaatgacggcgtcataccatgctccactatataaatcggggaaggcaacagtgcaaaggagggatccgcccgtctctcccaaaaacgcaggctcgtttctctctctctctctctcagagttctttgtctacatttcactattgcccagtcacctctctgacttgaccgtcggagggtccccgccggagccgcctccgatcagtgcggactttcttttgcaggtgcacgctttctggtgatcgggcgacgaggcgattgaccGTAACAAGTTTGTTAACCTATTGTAGACCAGCTTGACCTTTTCAGGTACTAGACTTCTGAACAAACTTTTGGAGGGGCTAACCTTCCCACAGAACATTCATTTTTGGCGCATTTGTTAAGAAATCAAACAACTTTTTTGATATCTATGGCATGGTGACTCGCTGGTAGGCCCATGGGTTCTGACAATTCCATTTCGGGACCATTTAGACCTCCAATCATCCTGTCAAAACAAATTTtgctatttttaattattttgatagtGTCATATCTCCTAATCTTGGTGGAATTTAGCATGATAGAAGGTGAAGTCAATCTAAGAGTTGAAATATAGTTTTTGcctgaatttattttttaataatattcttgaaaaaaattgCCCTTAACTAAGAgagaaatcagatttgaatttggtAATGGACTTTACTAATACAAATAGTGGTATTGTGTCGCATGTTCTCTATATTGATTAAACGAAACTAAAAAGAATTTTACCACCTTTTCCACCTAAATTATTTATTGTCTGTCATCTTTTTTAATTTTGCGAGTGATTTGACTTGAAGAGATTGaagaaatttctttcatatttatattaaaaatcttaTCTAAAATCCAAATGTTTAGATGGATGGATCAAAGGGTATATAAGCACCATAACAATCTTTGACTTTTTTGATATGGGACTATTATTTCTTGACATTCTCTCTCATGTGTAGATCTCGGGAGATAAAACTTGGAATGAGGGGCGACATTTGGATTAGTAAGTGAGAGTGTAAAGATTTTGATAGGATCGATGGACTTTAATATcatgttaaaattttatttaaagatCCAGACGTTTAGATAGATGGGCTTAAGAGTATATAAGTACTATGAGAATCTTTAACCTCAATGATGTGGGACTATTATTTTTCAACATCCTCCCTCATGTGTAGAGCTTGAGGGATGGTACTTGGAATCAAGGGTGACACGTAGATTAGTGAGTACAAGCATTGAGATTTTGGTAGGCAAAAAAGATCCGTGggttttaatattatataaagatCCTATCTAATAATTTGGATTTTTAGATGGATCAATCTAAGAGTATATAAATACCATAAGaatccttaatcaatccaataTAAGTCCTATTATTCTACAGCATCTTTCGTTGAATTAGTTGGCTCAAGTAAAATTTCAATAGACCGATATCAAAATCCAAAAAATTATAAGGGTCTTTAGATCTATGCTTGAATCATAAATGTATGAGTCAGGATCAGGGTTGAGCACAAATATGGGGGGCTTATGATAAATATCCAAATAACCTAGATCTAGTTAATATGATCATGTGCAAACTACGTGATGTCTAATAAGCATACCTCTATAAACTTATTCACACGTATCAAATCAAACTTTCAACTTGGTATGACATTTATATGTCAAAGTCGAAAGTACCTTTCCCTCGTTAGTAGTCAAGTTTAGATTATTTATAGTGCgccttttattttataaaatattatattttttaaatagtcACCACATTATGTATCTTGAAGATGGATGATT
Protein-coding regions in this window:
- the LOC105050881 gene encoding SH3 domain-containing protein 3 translates to MEALRKQASKLKEQVAKQQQAVIKQFGGTGYESSDVMVIDEAELQRHQQLEKLYRSTRAGRDFQKDIIRAAEGFAAIGYKHIEIGTKLSEDCYKYGGENKASDEILAKSASLYGGALINIEKEHEDFNKLLTSQIMEPLRAMAIGAPLEDARNLAQRYSRMRHDAESLAAEISRRQFRVREAPILENTTKLQTSEARMHELKANMAVLGKEAAAALAAVESLQQRLTFQRLLAMVEAEKSFHLRVAAVLDDAEAEMVSEKQQKESAPPLSHKRSEKALYFLAEAMYNFNAASEKELSLVVGDYVVVRQVTASGWSEGECRGKAGWFPSDYVEKRQNIPPNKVFTRAY